DNA from Algisphaera agarilytica:
TCATGATGTGGGTGCGCTGGACGCTGCCGCGTCTGCGGTTTGACCAGCTCATGAAGCTGGCCTGGCGCGGCCTGATCCCGCTCATGCTGCTGATGCTGCTGCTGTCGGGGTTCATCATCTTCCTCGACCTCCCGGCCGAGAAGTTCTGGCTGTTTGTGGCCAACATCGTGTTGCTGCTGGTCGGCATGTTCGTGGGCCCGCGGCTACCCCAAGGCCCGCCGGTCAACCGCCGGATCCCGCTGGCGGGTTCGCGTTACAGCCCGCTGGAATCCGAGGCGACGCCCGACCCCGCGTAAATCTCATCAACCGCTTACCGTTTGCTCATCCACAGGCGTCATGGTGTGTCACCTTGAGAAGGTGGCTCATCGCCACGCCGCTTCTTCCGGACTTCCTTTAGTTAAGAGAGATTCACATGTCTGACCCCCACGGCCAAGAGTTCAAGCCCCTCGACCCCAACCAAGCCGGTGCCGACGGCCAGCGTCAGGTCCGCGTTCAATTCAACGAAGCCAACGTCGACACGCTCTACGCCAACGCGTTCCGCACCAACCTCGGCAACCAGGAAGTCTTCCTGGACCTGGGAATCAACCGCTTCCTCGGCCAACAACCCACCGAGGGCGGCGACGGCCAGCCCGTCGGTTCGTTCCGCTTCGACGTTTCACACCGCGTCGCGATGAACCTGACCACGGCCAAGCAACTCGCCCAACACCTCAACCAGGTGATTCAACAAGTCGAGCAAAACGCGGCCGCTCAGAATCAGGCCTGAGCCCAGCCTGCTCATCAGTCAAAGAAACTGCACCGCGGGGTGGGCCAGGCTCACCCCACCTTTTAATGCGCGTGGCCTTCGTGCGATCCGTGGTCGTAGCCTTCGTGGGGATCGGGTTTCGGCGCTTGGGCGGGGGCGTGATCTTCGTGGGTGTGGCCCTCGTGATCGGTATGGCCGTGTCCCGCGTGTTCGCCGTGATCGTGTCCTTCGTGCGGATCGATCTTTAACGCTGGTGGTTCGGCATGGCCGGGGTGGTCGTGTTCATCTTCATGGCCATCGTCCGAGTGCTCGTGTCCGCTGTGGTCGTCGTGATCGAGGTGGCCGCTGTGGTGGTCGTGTCCGCCGTGGCCATGGTCGTGGTCGTGCATGGAGTGTTCGGCCGTGGCCATCGCGTAGGCCAAGACCACGCCCAGGATCAGCGCCGCGGTCAGCTTGCCCCGGTCGTGCGAGTGGAAGTGCAGCTCGGGCAGCAGGTCGCTCAGTGAGATGCAGAGGAACGTGCCCGCCGAGAACGCCAGGGCGTAGGCCACAAACCCGCCGGACTCCGCCAGCTCGGATTGTCGCAGCCCCAGCCCGAACAACACCACACCCACCGGGACCGCCAGGGCGAACAGGCCGTTGATCAGGTGACGGGTCGGTTTGGCGAAACCTGCGGAGGCGGTCAGGGTGATCACGGTCAAGGCGTCGAGCGGCTTGTGCAGCACGATCACCATAAACACCGCCAGCCCCGCGATCGCAGCCGAGGTGTGGCCGCTGTGCCCGCCCGCTTCACTCGCCACCGCCGAGGCCAGAGCGATCCCGGCGATGATGCTGTGCAGGCTCAGGCCGATCGCGGCGCCGGTCCACGAGAGCTTGTTGCCGGGGGTGTGGCCGGCCATGCTGTGGGCGTGCGCGTGGTCGTGGTGGTGAGCGTGTTCCTTGGGGTCGTGCTCGGGCAGGTCTTGGGCTGAGGTCAGCACCTTGCCCTCGTCGTCGAGCTCGGCGACTTCGTGGGTGTGGAAGCTGAAGAACCGCTCGATAAAGAACATGACCAGGAAGCCGACCAAAGCCCAGGTCATGACGCTCATCGGCGCGACGCCGGGGGCTTCCACCGCGTGGGGGATCATGTGCAGGATCGCCACGCCGAGCATGAACCCCGCGGTGAGGCTGATCGCGATTTGCAGTCGGGTGTGCGTCAGGCGGATCAGGATCGGGACGAGGCCGCCGAGGACTGAGGCCGCAATGATGGCCAGGCAGTAGACGATGAGGAGGGCGGTGGTAGACATATTGAGAGTACGTTATCACACCCGTGCGAGTTTGTAGCAGTTCCGACAAGTCCTTAGACGGTTGGGACATTCCGAGTTAAGCGATCCGCGGTGGGTATACTTCCCGCAATGCGAACGGATTACGACATCCTCATCATCGGCGGCGGCCACGCAGGCGCGGAAGCGGCGTGGGCGGCGGCGAACCTGACCGCGCCGACCGGCGGTCGCGTAGCGCTGATCACCATGGACCCGTCCAAGACCGGGGCGATGTCGTGCAACCCCGCGATCGGCGGGCTGGCCAAGGGACAGATGGTCCGCGAGATCGACGCGCTCGGCGGGCTGATGGGCCTCGCCGCCGACGCGACGGGCATCCAGTTCCGCGTGCTCAACATCAGCAAGGGGCCCGCGGTCCAAGGGCCGCGCTGTCAGAACGATAAATACGCCTACGCCGCCGAGGTCCAACGGCTGCTGGGCACCCGCGAAAACCTCGACATCCTGCCCGGGCTGGTCGAAGACTTCGTGGTCGAAGACGGCCGATGCGTCGGCGTCGTCTTCCGCGGCGGGCACGGCCAGGGCCACCCCGAAGAAACCCAGGATTGCTGCGGCGAGTTCTGCGCGATCGACGCGGTCGACAAAACGATCACCCTGCGAGCCGGAGCGGTGGTGCTGACCACGGGAACTTTTATGCGGGCGCTCATGCATGCCGGGGAACAGAAAACCGAAGGCGGCCGGATCGGCGAAGGCTCGGCCGTGGGCATCAGCGGGGCGCTCACCAAACTGGGCCTCGACCTGGGCCGACTCAAGACCGGCACCCCGCCGCGTTTGGCGGCCGAGTCGATCGATTTCTCGGGCTTGGAGGTGCAGCCCGGCGACGAGCACCCCACGCCATTCAGCGAGATGACGTGGAGCGGCGATGGATCGGTTTCCGAAGGAAAGCCCGCCGATGCGAAGCTTCGGCGCGGCTCGGACGCCCCGAACGATACAAGCCTCGCGGCAGTTCCGCAGCCGCGGGCTTTCGAGGGTGCGTATGACAAAGTCGCGAACCGCTTCCCCGTCGCCGAGCAGCGTGTCTGCTGGATCACCCACACCAACGCCGAGTCGCACGACCTGATCCGCAACAACCTCGACCGGGCTCCGATGTACAACGGCCAGATCGAGACCGCCGGGCCGCGCTACTGCCCGTCGATCGAAGACAAAGTCGTGCGTTTTGCCGACCGCACCTCGCACCACGTGTTTCTCGAGCCCGAGTCGCTGTCGACCAACGAGATCTACTGCAACGGCATCAGTACCTCGCTGCCGATCGATGTGCAGAAAAAGATCGTCCATGCGCTGCCGGGCTGTGAGAATGCGGTGATCCTCAAGCCAGGCTACGCCGTGGAATACGACATGGTCTGGCCGCACCAGATCGACGCGACGTGCATGACCAAGCGGGTGCCGGGCCTGTTCCTCGCCGGGCAGATCAACGGCACCTCGGGCTACGAAGAGGCCGCGGGCCAGGGCCTGATCGCCGGGGTCAACGCGGTGCGTTACATGCGTGGGCAAGACCCTTGGCGGCTGCGCCGGGACGAGGCGTACCTCGGCGTGATGATGGACGACCTGGTCACCAAGACACCACGCGAGCCCTACCGCATGTTCACCAGCCGGGCTGAGCACCGGCTGCTGCTGCGGAGTGACAACGCCGACGCCCGGCTCACCCCGGTGGGGCGAGACCTGGGCACCGTCGACGATGCACGCTGGTCGGTCTTCGAAGCCAAGCAGCAGCGGATCGCCGAACTCAACAAGTGGATCGACAGCACCCAAATCGACGGCAAGCCCATGAGCAAGTGGGTCAACAGCGCGGGCGTCGGACTCGAACAGGTGTGGACCGAGCTTCGAAAGCCCGCCGATGCGCAGCTTCGGCGCGGCTCTGACGCCCAAGGCGACGCGAGCTGCGCGGCAGCTCCGCAGCCGCGGGCTTTCGACGACGGTGGGGACTTGGAGGCGTTGCGTGAAGCCCGTGCCCTCCGTGCAGTGCTCGCCAACCGCCAGTACGCGGGCTACATCGACCGTAGCCGCCGCGAGATCGAACGGCTGTCCGAGAGCGAGAGCATCCCCGTGCCCACCGACTTCGACTTCAACGCTGTCCCCGGCCTACGAAATGAAGCCGCCGCCGTCCTCGACAAGTTTCGCCCAACCACACTCGGGCAAGCCGGACGCCTGGCCGGCGTGAACCCCGCGGACGTGATGATCGTCAGCGTCGCGTTGGGACGCTAAACGTCCATTTGCGCGAGATTAATGTCCCGATCCGTTTGCCCCGGCACGCGCTTTCGTGTCTATTGTGATCCCATGCCCCACTCCACCACCCTCCAACGGCCCGACGACTGCCTCATCGTGATCTTCGGCGCGTCCGGCGACCTGACCAAACGCAAGCTCCTCCCCGCCCTCTACTACCTCTGGGACCGCGGGATGACGCCCGAAAACTTCGGCATCCTCGGCGTGGCCCGGTCGAAGTACGACGACGACGCGTTCCGGAAGATGATCTACGAGTTCAACCCCGACGGCTACGACGACGCCAAGTGGGCCGAGTTCTCCAAGCACGTCCACTACGAGGCCAGCGACTCGACCAACGCCGAGGCCTGGCCCGACCTGACCACGCGGATTAAGGGCCTCGCCCAGGAGCACGGCACGGGCACGAACATCATGTTCTACCTGTCCATGGCCCCGCAGTTCTTCGAGCCGATCATCCAGAACGTCGGCGCGAGCGGACTGGTGATCGACGGCAAGCGGATGGTCCCGCTCAACAAAGAAGACCCGACCTGGCAGCGCATCATTATCGAGAAGCCCTTCGGCAAAGACCCCGAGTCGGCGGTCCAGCTCAACAACACGCTCGGCGACGTGTTCTGGGAAAACTCGATCTACCGGATCGACCACTACCTCGGCAAAGAGCTGGTCCAGAACATGCTCGTGCTGCGGTTTGCCAACACGATCTTCGAGCCGTTGTGGAACCGTGAATACATCGACCACGTCCAGATCACCGCCAGCGAGACAGTCGGCGTTGAGGGACGCGGCAGCTACTACGACAGCCCCGGCGGCGGCGCGATGCGGGACATGGTGCAGAGCCACCTGCTGCAGGTGATGTCACTGGTGGCGATGGAGCCCCCGGTGAGCATGCACGCCGAGGACATCCGCACCGAGAAGATCAAGGTGTTCAAGGCCCTGCGTGTGCCCAAGGAAGAAGACATCCCGCAGATCGCGGTGCGTGGCCAGTACGGCCCCGGCGCGGTCAAGGGCGAGGCCGTCATCGGCTACCGCGAAGAAGACGGTGTCGATCCCGAGTCGCAGCGCGACACCTTCACCGCGATGCAGTTCAACGTCGACACCTGGCGGTGGGGCGGCGTGCCGTTCTACCTGCGGTCGGGCAAGGCGATGGCCGCGAAGAAGACCGAGATCGTCATCTACTTCAAGCCCACGCCTCACATCCTCTTCCGCGACCAGGCCCGCAACCAGAAGCCCAACCAGATCGTGATCTCGGTCCAGCCCAACGAAGGCATCCGCATCCGATTCGAAGGCAAGGAGCCAGGTGTGGGCATGAAGATGAACGAGGTCGTGATGGACTTCGACTACATCAAGCAGTGGGAGGTCGATCCGCCGGACGGCTACGCGACGCTGCTGCACGACTGCATGCGGGGCGACCAGACGCTGTTCAAGCACCGCGACGAGATCGAGAGCTCGTGGTACGCCTGTCAGCCCGTGCTGGACTACTGGGAAGAAAACCCCCAGCCCGACCTGCCCAACTACGCGGCCGGCACCTGGGGCCCGCCCGCGTCGGACCTCATGATGCAGCGCGACGGGCGGTATTGGCGAAACGACTGAGTTTTTTGCGACACTTCGGGTAGGATGGCGACCCTCGCGTTTCCTTTCTGTTCCCATCTGTATGGAGTGTCACGATGAATTTCAGTTTTAAGTTCGGCGCGTTGGCTTTTGTTTCGGGTGCGTTTTTCTGTCAGGCGACCGTGTCGGCAGACGAAGTTGAACCCGTGGCGGTGGAGAAGGGCGGCATCGTCGCGGTCGAGGCCGAGGACTTTGTCGAGCAAACCAAGGATGAAATCCGGGCGTGGTACCGCGTGGATGAATCGACGACCCCGGACGTGACGCCCGACGGCGACCCGCCCCACGTAGAAGGCGCCAGCGGCGGCGCGTACATCGAAATCCTGCCCGACACCCGCCGGACCCACGGCGACAAGCTCATCCGTGGCGAGAACTTCAGCCCCGAGCCCGGCCACCTCGCGATCATCCACTACCCCATCGAGTTCGAGACCGCGGGCCGCTACTACGTCTGGGCCCGCATCTACTCGACCGGCTCGGAAGACAACGGCATCCACGTCGGGCTCAACGGCGAATGGCCCGCCGCCGGTCAACGCATGCAGTGGTGCCAGGGCAAGCACGGCTGGCGCTGGGAAAGCCGCCAACGCACCAAAGAGCAGCACTGCGGCGTGAAGCACAAAATCTTCATCGACATCCCCGAGCCGGGCGTGCACACCATCAGCTTCTCCATGCGGGAAGACGGCATCGAGTTCGACAAGTTCATCCTGGTGAACGAACAGCACGAAGCGATGGAGGGCACCTCGCCCGAAGAAAACCTCGCTCAAGAATAGGCTTCAGCTTTTGATCAAATGTTGACGCTATAGCCCTCCGTCACCGGAGGGCTTTTTTCTTGAGGATACGGATAGCGCCCGGATGCAAACCCGCCCTAGGCCCGGTACCCTGCTGCCATGATCAAACTCCCCGGCACCGTTGTTGTGAAACCCGATACCGAAGCCCTGTTCGAAAAGCTCGGCGCTGACCTCTTGCACTCGGCTGAGGTGGCGGTCGAGAAGCGGGGGGTGTTCCATCTTGCCCTGTCCGGCGGCGGCACACCCGAGCCGTTCTACGTCCGGCTCGTGACCGATCCGCTGTTCCGCGGCATCCCCTGGGCCCAGACGCACATCTGGATCGTGGACGAACGCTGTGTCCCCGAGGACCACGAGAAGTCGAACATCAAGATGATCCGCGAAGCCATGACCGACCACGCGGGGATCCCCGCGAGCCAGGTCCACGCAATGCCCGTCCTCGCCGACGACCCCGCGGCCGAGTACGAAGCGACGCTCGCCGAGGCCTTCGGGATCACCGACGCGCCCAGCGACTCGAACCACCCCGTGCTC
Protein-coding regions in this window:
- the pgl gene encoding 6-phosphogluconolactonase — encoded protein: MIKLPGTVVVKPDTEALFEKLGADLLHSAEVAVEKRGVFHLALSGGGTPEPFYVRLVTDPLFRGIPWAQTHIWIVDERCVPEDHEKSNIKMIREAMTDHAGIPASQVHAMPVLADDPAAEYEATLAEAFGITDAPSDSNHPVLDFILLGMGGDCHTASLFPESPALHSTRWIDTNDGEKVVPPPRVTMTYPLINAARHVGVLAVGVGKTAALQSVADQAASGSPDIEQIPISGIAPKSSDLIWYLDQAAAG
- a CDS encoding tRNA uridine-5-carboxymethylaminomethyl modification enzyme MnmG/GidA; protein product: MRTDYDILIIGGGHAGAEAAWAAANLTAPTGGRVALITMDPSKTGAMSCNPAIGGLAKGQMVREIDALGGLMGLAADATGIQFRVLNISKGPAVQGPRCQNDKYAYAAEVQRLLGTRENLDILPGLVEDFVVEDGRCVGVVFRGGHGQGHPEETQDCCGEFCAIDAVDKTITLRAGAVVLTTGTFMRALMHAGEQKTEGGRIGEGSAVGISGALTKLGLDLGRLKTGTPPRLAAESIDFSGLEVQPGDEHPTPFSEMTWSGDGSVSEGKPADAKLRRGSDAPNDTSLAAVPQPRAFEGAYDKVANRFPVAEQRVCWITHTNAESHDLIRNNLDRAPMYNGQIETAGPRYCPSIEDKVVRFADRTSHHVFLEPESLSTNEIYCNGISTSLPIDVQKKIVHALPGCENAVILKPGYAVEYDMVWPHQIDATCMTKRVPGLFLAGQINGTSGYEEAAGQGLIAGVNAVRYMRGQDPWRLRRDEAYLGVMMDDLVTKTPREPYRMFTSRAEHRLLLRSDNADARLTPVGRDLGTVDDARWSVFEAKQQRIAELNKWIDSTQIDGKPMSKWVNSAGVGLEQVWTELRKPADAQLRRGSDAQGDASCAAAPQPRAFDDGGDLEALREARALRAVLANRQYAGYIDRSRREIERLSESESIPVPTDFDFNAVPGLRNEAAAVLDKFRPTTLGQAGRLAGVNPADVMIVSVALGR
- a CDS encoding ZIP family metal transporter, with the translated sequence MSTTALLIVYCLAIIAASVLGGLVPILIRLTHTRLQIAISLTAGFMLGVAILHMIPHAVEAPGVAPMSVMTWALVGFLVMFFIERFFSFHTHEVAELDDEGKVLTSAQDLPEHDPKEHAHHHDHAHAHSMAGHTPGNKLSWTGAAIGLSLHSIIAGIALASAVASEAGGHSGHTSAAIAGLAVFMVIVLHKPLDALTVITLTASAGFAKPTRHLINGLFALAVPVGVVLFGLGLRQSELAESGGFVAYALAFSAGTFLCISLSDLLPELHFHSHDRGKLTAALILGVVLAYAMATAEHSMHDHDHGHGGHDHHSGHLDHDDHSGHEHSDDGHEDEHDHPGHAEPPALKIDPHEGHDHGEHAGHGHTDHEGHTHEDHAPAQAPKPDPHEGYDHGSHEGHAH
- the zwf gene encoding glucose-6-phosphate dehydrogenase, which translates into the protein MPHSTTLQRPDDCLIVIFGASGDLTKRKLLPALYYLWDRGMTPENFGILGVARSKYDDDAFRKMIYEFNPDGYDDAKWAEFSKHVHYEASDSTNAEAWPDLTTRIKGLAQEHGTGTNIMFYLSMAPQFFEPIIQNVGASGLVIDGKRMVPLNKEDPTWQRIIIEKPFGKDPESAVQLNNTLGDVFWENSIYRIDHYLGKELVQNMLVLRFANTIFEPLWNREYIDHVQITASETVGVEGRGSYYDSPGGGAMRDMVQSHLLQVMSLVAMEPPVSMHAEDIRTEKIKVFKALRVPKEEDIPQIAVRGQYGPGAVKGEAVIGYREEDGVDPESQRDTFTAMQFNVDTWRWGGVPFYLRSGKAMAAKKTEIVIYFKPTPHILFRDQARNQKPNQIVISVQPNEGIRIRFEGKEPGVGMKMNEVVMDFDYIKQWEVDPPDGYATLLHDCMRGDQTLFKHRDEIESSWYACQPVLDYWEENPQPDLPNYAAGTWGPPASDLMMQRDGRYWRND
- a CDS encoding DUF3467 domain-containing protein: MSDPHGQEFKPLDPNQAGADGQRQVRVQFNEANVDTLYANAFRTNLGNQEVFLDLGINRFLGQQPTEGGDGQPVGSFRFDVSHRVAMNLTTAKQLAQHLNQVIQQVEQNAAAQNQA